The Pseudobdellovibrionaceae bacterium genomic sequence AGCAGCGACGTCACCGCGCCCGAGCTCTGCAGCACCGTGGTCATCGAAATTCCGACGATCACCGATAAAAACTGATTGGCCGAAAGTTTCTTCAGCAGAAAGGTGATGCGGCTCGCGAAGAGCTTTTCCAGCGATTGGCTGGCGAGGGTCATTCCGTAAATGAAAAGCGCCACGCCGCCGAACAGCAAGATGAGCGGTGATGAGGTGAGCTCAACCAATTTTTCGGCCTCCACGGGAAGAAGTGCGGAACAGGATTCCCATGAACGACATCACGACAGAGATCGTGGCCGGAAACAGAAAGCCCAAATACTCAAACTGAAGGAAAAAGACGGATCCGGCAAGTGAGCCCGCGATAAAACTGCCGATGAGACCGATACGAATGCCGGCCTTGCGTCGCTCGATGGTCAGTGTGTCTTCGCTCAGATGTTTCGAGAAGATCCGCACGAGCCCGATACTGAGATCCGTGGTGATCCCCGTCAGGTGGGTCGTGCGGATGACCGCGCCGGAAGCCGACGTGACCGCCGCATTCTGCATTCCGCAGGCCAGGCACAAAAGGGCCAGCAGTTTGTAGTCTTGGCTCAGATCGAGGGATTCGCCGAAGCGGCTGAACTGGCCGGTTGAACCCAAGACCGCGACCGCGATCAGGACGAGTCCCACCAGAAAGATGACCTGGGTATATTGGGGACGGCGGTTGCGCGACAGTCGACGATCGATGAACAGCGCCGAAACGATGCCGCCCGTGATGAAAAATCCCGGGACCGTCATGATCCAGAGGGCGGCGGTCCAATGACCGAACGCCATTTCGCTGCCGAAGAGGGTCGCGAAGCCCGTGACGTGGGAGACGAAACGGTGACTGGCGAGGAATCCGCCAGCGTTGATCGCGCCGGCCTGAAATGCGAGCGAACACCAAATGACAAAGTTTAGCCGACTAAAATGGTTGAGCGAGAAGCCCTGCGATAGCATTCGTGAACCTGTTCGTGTATCGTTCAAGAGTAACGCGAGGATCGCTTGAAAGAAAGTCGTAATCAGAATTCGATCGGGACCGCTTCGCTTCGGCAGGTGCATGTCGTCTGTGGTGTTTTCTCGCGCACCACGGCCGCGGGCGTTTTCGAGGTCGCGCTG encodes the following:
- a CDS encoding DUF1275 domain-containing protein, whose product is MLSQGFSLNHFSRLNFVIWCSLAFQAGAINAGGFLASHRFVSHVTGFATLFGSEMAFGHWTAALWIMTVPGFFITGGIVSALFIDRRLSRNRRPQYTQVIFLVGLVLIAVAVLGSTGQFSRFGESLDLSQDYKLLALLCLACGMQNAAVTSASGAVIRTTHLTGITTDLSIGLVRIFSKHLSEDTLTIERRKAGIRIGLIGSFIAGSLAGSVFFLQFEYLGFLFPATISVVMSFMGILFRTSSRGGRKIG